From Thalassococcus sp. S3, one genomic window encodes:
- a CDS encoding deoxyribodipyrimidine photo-lyase: MGNSKTPVLVWVRRDLRTSDHPALSAACKSGRPVIPVFIRDSQVDGLGAAPKWRLGLGLEAFAERLEEKGSRLVLRAGDALDVLQHVIEETGADAVYWSRLYDPDAVKRDSKVKAALKDKGIEAKSFGGHLMFEPWTVETKTGTFYKVYTPFWKMVKDRDVDAPLPAPKDIPAPTMWPESENLDDWQLDAAMDRGAGVVRPHVRLGEAAAQARLGAFMAQIVDGYDASRDRPDQDGTSGLSENMSLGEISPHTCWHAGMRAMHEGKKGAETFLKELVWREFAYHLMHHTPRILTGNWKEDWDAFPWNDDERKAEVKAWKQGRTGIQFVDAAMREMYVTGRMHNRGRMIVASYLTKHLLCHWKIGLKWFEDCLIDWDPASNAMGWQWSAGSGPDATPYFRVFNPVTQLDKFDPNRDYVRHWIAEGRSNPSDAALSYFDAIPRSWTMTPSDPYPKPIVAADEGRKKALAAYEARDF; the protein is encoded by the coding sequence ATGGGGAATAGCAAAACACCGGTTCTGGTGTGGGTTCGGCGGGATCTCAGGACATCGGATCATCCGGCACTGAGCGCTGCCTGCAAGAGCGGGCGGCCGGTTATCCCGGTGTTCATCCGTGACAGCCAGGTGGATGGCCTTGGCGCCGCGCCGAAATGGCGACTGGGGCTGGGTCTTGAGGCCTTTGCAGAGCGGCTGGAAGAGAAGGGGAGCCGTCTTGTCCTGCGCGCGGGCGATGCGCTGGACGTATTACAGCACGTGATCGAAGAGACTGGCGCGGACGCGGTCTATTGGTCGCGGCTCTATGATCCCGACGCGGTTAAGCGCGACAGCAAGGTCAAGGCGGCGCTCAAGGACAAGGGGATCGAGGCCAAGTCCTTTGGCGGCCATCTGATGTTCGAACCCTGGACGGTCGAGACCAAGACAGGCACGTTCTACAAGGTCTATACGCCGTTCTGGAAGATGGTGAAGGATCGCGATGTCGACGCACCCTTGCCTGCGCCCAAGGACATCCCGGCGCCCACCATGTGGCCGGAAAGCGAAAATCTTGATGACTGGCAGCTCGACGCGGCGATGGATCGCGGGGCCGGGGTCGTTAGGCCCCATGTGAGGCTTGGAGAGGCCGCGGCGCAAGCCCGGTTGGGGGCCTTCATGGCGCAGATCGTGGATGGATACGACGCCAGCCGGGACCGTCCGGACCAGGACGGCACGTCGGGGCTGAGCGAGAACATGAGCCTGGGTGAGATCAGCCCGCATACCTGCTGGCACGCGGGAATGCGGGCGATGCACGAGGGCAAGAAGGGGGCGGAAACGTTCCTGAAAGAGCTGGTCTGGCGCGAGTTCGCCTATCACCTGATGCACCACACGCCGCGCATCCTCACGGGCAACTGGAAAGAGGATTGGGATGCCTTCCCGTGGAACGATGACGAGCGCAAGGCCGAGGTCAAGGCGTGGAAACAGGGCCGCACCGGCATCCAGTTCGTCGACGCCGCGATGCGGGAGATGTATGTGACAGGCCGGATGCACAATCGCGGGCGGATGATCGTGGCGAGCTATCTGACGAAACATCTCCTCTGCCACTGGAAGATCGGGCTGAAATGGTTCGAGGACTGTCTGATCGACTGGGATCCGGCCTCCAACGCGATGGGGTGGCAATGGTCGGCAGGCTCAGGCCCTGATGCCACGCCTTACTTCCGGGTCTTCAACCCGGTCACGCAGCTCGACAAGTTCGATCCGAACCGGGACTATGTGCGCCACTGGATCGCTGAAGGGCGGTCAAACCCGTCCGACGCGGCGCTGAGCTATTTCGATGCGATCCCGCGCTCGTGGACGATGACGCCAAGCGATCCATATCCGAAGCCCATCGTGGCCGCGGATGAGGGGAGAAAGAAGGCGCTTGCTGCTTATGAAGCGCGAGATTTCTGA